A DNA window from Streptococcus parapneumoniae contains the following coding sequences:
- a CDS encoding helix-turn-helix transcriptional regulator, which produces MNRVKEFRKELGISQLELAKDIGVSRQTINMIENDKYNPTLELCLNLARSLQTDLNSLFWEDNF; this is translated from the coding sequence ATGAATCGTGTGAAAGAATTTCGCAAGGAACTGGGCATTTCCCAGCTCGAACTCGCCAAGGATATCGGTGTCTCGAGACAGACCATCAATATGATTGAAAACGACAAGTACAATCCAACCCTGGAACTCTGTCTCAATCTCGCCCGCAGCCTCCAAACTGACCTCAACAGTCTCTTTTGGGAGGATAATTTTTAA
- a CDS encoding DUF3278 domain-containing protein: MKKETFTEKLIKRIYGISGPLDEHKRREADRIGNQVFIILFYLMTFGNLIPVVLAYKYPQIVAIGYPLVVFGISMISALYVLSQTKKTGITAIDPDMLSEKESKQLHYPGLKAGIVYGLMSFFTIPLLHILLGESQDYLQSLLAFKNIFSSILQSVFFGVVIQILISRRIAKTKKNPDED, encoded by the coding sequence ATGAAAAAAGAAACCTTCACGGAAAAACTGATCAAACGCATCTACGGAATTTCTGGCCCTCTTGACGAACACAAACGACGCGAGGCTGATCGTATCGGCAATCAAGTTTTTATCATCCTCTTTTATCTGATGACATTTGGGAATCTCATCCCCGTCGTCCTCGCTTATAAATACCCGCAAATTGTCGCTATCGGCTATCCTCTTGTGGTATTCGGCATTTCGATGATTTCTGCTCTCTATGTGCTCTCCCAAACCAAAAAAACAGGGATTACAGCTATTGATCCAGATATGCTGAGTGAGAAAGAAAGTAAGCAACTACATTACCCTGGTCTGAAAGCTGGAATAGTCTATGGATTAATGAGTTTTTTTACAATCCCTCTTCTCCATATACTGCTAGGTGAGAGTCAGGACTATCTTCAGTCACTTCTTGCTTTTAAAAATATTTTTTCAAGCATCCTCCAGTCTGTCTTCTTTGGAGTGGTTATACAGATTCTCATCTCCCGTCGCATTGCAAAAACTAAGAAAAATCCGGATGAGGATTAG
- a CDS encoding DUF3278 domain-containing protein: MKKDDLTTRLLRNLFHIQGPFDECRQEIIYKACARSMVQIVYSSFFLFLFYLLFGRFIEAVRYAMPYVYSGLIFFITLKTQRAVKELHLEKDDKSEIILKTYSKAQIKFRSWVVFIGLQIGLFTLLIFHKVFVQQMSLSDFVKLLMQFDKSVPFLMYGLIIGSIFGTLTYGFLSLQEEKTPKNTKQKEKSK, from the coding sequence ATGAAAAAAGATGACTTAACCACTCGCTTACTTCGAAATCTCTTTCACATTCAGGGTCCTTTTGATGAATGCAGACAAGAGATTATCTACAAAGCTTGTGCCCGTTCTATGGTTCAAATCGTTTATTCTTCCTTCTTCCTCTTCTTGTTTTATCTGTTATTTGGACGCTTCATAGAGGCCGTTCGCTATGCCATGCCCTACGTTTACTCTGGACTCATTTTTTTCATTACTTTAAAAACTCAAAGAGCCGTCAAAGAACTCCATCTGGAAAAAGATGACAAGTCAGAAATCATCCTCAAGACCTACAGCAAAGCCCAAATCAAATTTCGAAGCTGGGTTGTGTTTATCGGTCTTCAGATTGGCCTCTTTACCCTACTCATCTTTCATAAAGTCTTCGTTCAGCAGATGTCCCTTTCAGATTTTGTGAAATTGCTCATGCAATTCGATAAAAGTGTTCCTTTCCTGATGTATGGCCTGATTATCGGTAGCATTTTTGGAACCCTGACCTACGGCTTTCTATCCCTACAGGAGGAGAAAACTCCTAAAAATACCAAACAGAAGGAGAAAAGCAAGTAA
- a CDS encoding glutathione peroxidase → MTSLYDFSVLNQDNQEISLDAYRGKVLLIVNTATGCGLTPQYQGLQELYERYQVQGFEILDFPCNQFMGQAPGSAEEINTFCSLHYQTTFPRFAKIKVNGKEADPLYVWLKDQKSGPLGKRIEWNFAKFLIGRDGQVFERFSSKTDPKQIEEAIQNLL, encoded by the coding sequence ATGACTTCACTATACGATTTTTCAGTCTTGAACCAAGACAATCAAGAAATCTCACTAGATGCCTATCGTGGTAAGGTACTCTTGATTGTCAACACTGCTACTGGATGTGGTTTAACTCCCCAGTACCAAGGACTCCAAGAACTCTATGAACGCTATCAAGTTCAGGGATTTGAAATCTTAGATTTTCCTTGCAATCAGTTTATGGGACAAGCACCAGGTAGCGCAGAGGAAATCAACACCTTCTGTAGCCTACACTATCAAACCACTTTCCCACGTTTTGCCAAGATCAAGGTCAACGGTAAGGAGGCAGATCCCCTCTATGTTTGGTTGAAAGACCAGAAATCTGGACCACTAGGAAAACGAATCGAATGGAATTTCGCTAAGTTCCTCATCGGTCGTGATGGGCAGGTCTTTGAACGCTTCTCTTCAAAAACAGACCCAAAACAAATTGAAGAGGCGATACAAAATCTACTATAA